From a single Sander vitreus isolate 19-12246 chromosome 4, sanVit1, whole genome shotgun sequence genomic region:
- the LOC144516307 gene encoding guanylate cyclase activator 2B-like, protein MKTTLAIIAVLVLALGWTSEAVQVEENGLSFSLEAIKRLQELTESSGATGQQSPRLRASTVSLCADPMLPQEFLPLCKQRGASASLARLAMVPMDVCEICAFAACTGC, encoded by the exons ATGAAGACCACACTCGCCATCATCGCTGTCCTCGTCCTGGCTCTCGGCTGGACTTCTGAAGCTGTGCAGGTTGAA GAAAATGgattgtctttctctctggaaGCCATCAAGAGGCTCCAGGAGCTGACAGAGAGCAGCGGTGCGACCGGACAACAAAGCCCACGACTCAGGGCAAGCACCGTGTCCCTCTGTGCCGACCCTATGCTCCCACAGGAGTTCCTGCCCCTCTGTAAGCAGAGAGGAGCATCTGCATCCCTCGCCAGACTAG cTATGGTTCCCATGGACGTCTGTGAGATCTGCGCCTTTGCTGCCTGCACCGGCTGCTAA